One Cuculus canorus isolate bCucCan1 chromosome 2, bCucCan1.pri, whole genome shotgun sequence genomic region harbors:
- the CLEC3B gene encoding tetranectin, which produces MALRGVCLLLCLLSLAQVSSQQNGKVRQKPAASKKEGVSLKMIEDLKAMIDNISQEVVLLKEKQALQTVCLKGTKIHLKCFLAFSETKTYHEASENCISQGGTLSTPQNGEENDALYDYMRKSIGSEVEIWLGLNDMAAEGKWVDMTGSPIRYKNWETEITTQPDGGKLENCAALSGAAVGKWFDKRCRDQLPYVCQFMIV; this is translated from the exons ATGGCACTCCGGGGAGtctgcctgctcctctgccttctctccctCGCCCAGGTCTCCAGCCAGCAAAATGGCAAAGTCCGGCAAAAACCAGCAGCTTCCAAGAAAG AGGGTGTGAGCCTCAAAATGATTGAAGACCTGAAGGCCATGATTGACAACATCTCTCAGGAGGTTGTgttactgaaggaaaaacaagcacTCCAGACAG TTTGCCTGAAAGGCACCAAAATTCACCTAAAATGCTTCTTGGCATTTTCGGAGACCAAGACTTACCACGAGGCCAGCGAAAACTGCATCTCCCAAGGTGGCACACTCAGCACCCCCCAGAACGGGGAGGAGAATGATGCCCTCTACGACTACATGCGGAAGAGTATTGGCTCCGAGGTGGAGATCTGGCTGGGCCTCAATGACATGGCAGCGGAGGGCAAGTGGGTCGACATGACGGGCAGCCCCATTCGCTACAAGAACTGGGAGACTGAAATTACCACCCAGCCTGATGGCGGCAAGCTGGAAAACTGTGCAGCCTTATCAGGGGCCGCGGTGGGCAAGTGGTTTGACAAGAGGTGCAGAGACCAGCTGCCCTACGTCTGCCAGTTCATGATCGTGTAG